A genome region from Mycobacterium florentinum includes the following:
- a CDS encoding LppX_LprAFG lipoprotein, with the protein MQTRRRLSAVLASLTVATALIAGCSSGSKPSGGPLPDATTLIKQSADVTKTVKSVHLVLSTQGKIPGLPIKQLTGDLTTVPSTAASGNAQLSMAGSDIDANFVVYDSVLYATLTPNKWSDFGKASDVYDVSVLLSPENGLANVLANFTNAKAEDRETINGQTTIKISGNVAADAVNKIIPSMSASQPLPATVWIQESGDHQLVQANLQKSQGNSVQITVSDWGKPVTVTKPPVS; encoded by the coding sequence ATGCAGACACGACGCCGACTCTCGGCCGTCCTCGCTTCCCTGACTGTCGCCACCGCCCTGATCGCGGGCTGCTCGTCGGGTTCGAAGCCGAGCGGTGGCCCGTTGCCCGACGCCACAACTTTGATCAAGCAGTCCGCCGACGTCACCAAAACCGTCAAGAGCGTGCACCTGGTGTTGTCGACTCAGGGCAAGATCCCCGGACTGCCGATCAAGCAGCTGACCGGCGACCTGACCACCGTCCCGAGCACCGCCGCGTCGGGCAACGCGCAGCTGTCGATGGCGGGATCCGACATCGACGCCAACTTCGTCGTCTACGACTCCGTGCTGTACGCCACGCTGACGCCGAACAAGTGGAGCGACTTCGGTAAGGCCTCCGACGTCTACGACGTCTCGGTGCTGCTCAGCCCGGAAAACGGCCTGGCCAATGTGCTGGCCAACTTCACCAACGCCAAGGCTGAGGACCGCGAAACGATCAACGGCCAGACCACGATCAAGATCAGCGGAAATGTCGCGGCGGATGCGGTGAACAAGATCATCCCGAGCATGAGCGCCAGCCAGCCGCTGCCCGCCACCGTCTGGATTCAGGAGAGCGGCGACCACCAGCTGGTCCAGGCCAACCTGCAGAAGAGCCAGGGCAACTCCGTTCAGATCACGGTGTCGGACTGGGGCAAGCCGGTCACGGTCACCAAGCCTCCGGTGAGCTGA
- a CDS encoding MFS transporter: MSTRAGRGIAISAGSLAVLLGALDAYVVVTIMRDIMSDVHIPINQLQRITWIITMYLLGYIAAMPLLGRASDRFGRKLVLQLSLALFIVGSVITALAGHWGDFHLLIAGRTIQGVASGALLPVTLALGADLWAQRNRASVLGGIGAAQELGSVLGPLYGIFIVWVFHQWQYVFWINVPLTLIAMVAIQFSLPSHQRVDQPERVDVVGGVLLAIALGLAVIGLYNPQPDGKTILPSYGLPLVIGAVVVGVAFILWERFSRTRLIEPAGVHFRPFLAALGASVAAGAALMVTLVNVELFGQGVLQMSQTQAAGLLLWFLIALPVGAVLGGFIATRIGDRAMTFIGLLIAAYGYWLIHYWRMDVMTQHHDVFGVSLPLVHTDLLVAGLGLGLVIGPLTSAALRVVPSAQHGIASAAVVVARMTGMLIGVAALSAWGLYRFNQIIAGLSANIPADATLLERVAAQATLYLKAFALMYGDIFAATVVICVAGALLGLLLGSHKEHAEEPEVAEQEAVSLGER; encoded by the coding sequence ATGAGCACACGAGCAGGACGCGGAATCGCGATCAGCGCGGGCAGCCTCGCCGTACTGCTGGGCGCCCTGGACGCCTATGTCGTCGTCACGATCATGCGCGACATCATGAGCGACGTTCATATCCCGATCAACCAGCTGCAGCGCATCACCTGGATCATCACGATGTACCTGCTCGGCTACATCGCCGCCATGCCGCTGCTGGGGCGGGCGTCCGACCGGTTCGGCCGCAAGCTGGTGCTGCAGCTCAGCCTGGCGCTGTTCATCGTCGGCTCGGTGATCACCGCGCTGGCCGGGCATTGGGGTGATTTCCACCTGCTGATCGCCGGCCGCACCATCCAGGGCGTCGCCAGCGGTGCGCTGCTGCCGGTCACCCTGGCCCTGGGCGCCGATCTGTGGGCGCAACGCAACCGCGCCAGCGTGCTGGGCGGCATCGGTGCCGCCCAGGAGCTCGGCAGCGTGCTCGGCCCGCTATACGGGATCTTCATCGTCTGGGTGTTCCACCAGTGGCAGTACGTGTTCTGGATCAACGTGCCGCTGACCTTGATCGCGATGGTGGCCATCCAGTTCAGCCTGCCGTCGCACCAGCGCGTGGACCAGCCGGAAAGGGTCGACGTCGTCGGCGGTGTGCTGCTGGCCATCGCGCTGGGCCTGGCGGTCATCGGCCTGTACAACCCCCAGCCCGACGGCAAGACGATATTGCCCAGCTACGGATTGCCGTTGGTGATCGGGGCGGTCGTCGTCGGGGTGGCATTCATTCTCTGGGAGCGCTTCTCGCGTACCCGGCTCATCGAACCGGCCGGCGTGCACTTCCGGCCGTTCCTGGCCGCGCTGGGCGCCTCGGTGGCCGCGGGCGCGGCGCTGATGGTGACCCTGGTCAACGTGGAGCTCTTCGGCCAGGGCGTGCTGCAGATGAGCCAGACGCAGGCCGCCGGATTGCTGCTGTGGTTCCTGATCGCGCTGCCGGTCGGGGCGGTGCTGGGCGGTTTCATCGCGACCCGGATCGGCGACCGCGCGATGACCTTCATCGGGCTGCTGATCGCGGCGTACGGCTACTGGCTGATCCACTACTGGCGGATGGATGTGATGACCCAGCACCACGACGTCTTCGGGGTCAGCCTGCCGCTGGTGCACACCGACCTGCTGGTGGCCGGTCTGGGACTCGGCCTGGTGATCGGGCCGCTGACCTCCGCCGCGTTGCGGGTGGTGCCGTCGGCGCAGCACGGCATCGCCTCCGCGGCGGTGGTGGTGGCCCGGATGACCGGCATGCTGATCGGTGTCGCGGCGCTGAGCGCCTGGGGCCTGTACCGGTTCAACCAGATCATCGCCGGGCTGTCCGCGAATATCCCGGCCGACGCGACGCTGCTGGAACGAGTCGCCGCCCAGGCCACCCTGTACCTGAAGGCGTTCGCCCTGATGTACGGCGACATCTTCGCCGCCACCGTCGTCATCTGTGTGGCGGGCGCGCTGCTGGGTCTGCTGCTGGGCAGCCACAAGGAGCACGCCGAGGAGCCGGAAGTCGCCGAGCAGGAAGCTGTGTCACTCGGGGAGCGCTAG
- the ribD gene encoding bifunctional diaminohydroxyphosphoribosylaminopyrimidine deaminase/5-amino-6-(5-phosphoribosylamino)uracil reductase RibD — MRLAIEQSYLVKGNTYPNPPVGAVILDAGGRVVGVGGTEPAGGDHAEVLALRRAGGLAAGGTAVVTLEPCNHHGKTPPCVNALIDAGVRTVVYAVTDPNEIAAGGAARLSGAGMQVRSGVLADEAAGGPLREWLHKQRTGLPHVTWKYASSLDGRSAAADGTSRWISSEAARLDLHRRRAAADAIIVGTGTVLADDPALTARLPDGSLADRQPLRVVVGMREIHSEAKVLNDDSRTMVIRTRDPMEVLKALSDRTDVLLEGGPTLASAFLREDAVDRILTYVAPILLGGPVTAVGDVGVPTIARALRWRFDGADRVGPDLLLSLVPQRG, encoded by the coding sequence ATGCGTTTGGCGATCGAACAGTCGTATCTGGTCAAGGGCAACACCTATCCGAACCCGCCGGTGGGTGCGGTGATCCTGGATGCCGGAGGCCGGGTTGTCGGCGTCGGCGGCACCGAGCCGGCCGGCGGCGACCACGCCGAGGTGCTGGCGCTGCGCCGGGCCGGCGGCCTGGCGGCCGGTGGCACCGCGGTGGTCACGCTGGAGCCGTGTAACCACCACGGCAAGACTCCGCCGTGCGTGAACGCGCTGATCGACGCAGGCGTGCGGACGGTCGTCTACGCCGTCACCGATCCGAACGAGATCGCGGCGGGCGGCGCGGCCCGGCTGTCGGGAGCGGGCATGCAGGTGCGGTCCGGCGTGCTCGCCGACGAGGCCGCCGGCGGTCCGCTGCGCGAGTGGCTGCACAAGCAGCGGACCGGATTACCGCACGTGACATGGAAATACGCCAGCAGCCTCGACGGCCGCAGCGCCGCCGCCGATGGCACCAGCCGGTGGATCTCCAGCGAGGCGGCACGTCTGGATCTGCATCGCCGCCGCGCCGCCGCCGACGCGATCATCGTCGGGACCGGCACCGTCCTGGCCGACGACCCGGCGCTGACCGCCCGGCTGCCCGACGGTTCGCTGGCGGACAGACAACCGCTGCGCGTCGTGGTCGGCATGCGCGAAATACATTCCGAGGCAAAGGTTCTCAACGACGATTCGCGCACCATGGTGATTCGCACCCGCGATCCGATGGAGGTGCTCAAGGCGCTTTCGGACCGCACCGACGTCCTGCTGGAGGGCGGTCCCACCCTGGCGAGTGCCTTCCTGCGCGAAGACGCCGTCGACCGGATCCTGACCTACGTCGCGCCGATCCTGCTCGGCGGACCCGTCACCGCGGTCGGCGACGTGGGTGTGCCCACCATCGCGCGGGCCCTGCGGTGGCGCTTCGACGGCGCCGACCGGGTCGGCCCGGATCTGCTGCTCAGCCTGGTGCCGCAGCGCGGCTAA
- the rpe gene encoding ribulose-phosphate 3-epimerase, with protein MAHMAGSSGGPLIAPSILAADFARLADEAAAVPGADWLHVDVMDGHFVPNLTIGLPVVESLLAATRIPMDCHLMIDNPDRWAPPYAEAGAYNVTFHAEATENPIGVARDIRAAGAKAGISVKPGTPLEPYLEILPQFDTLLIMSVEPGFGGQSFIPEVLSKVRIVRKMVDAGELTILVEIDGGINEDTIEEAAEAGVDCFVAGSAVYGAQDPEAAVEALRRQAGAVSPHLRL; from the coding sequence GTGGCGCACATGGCTGGCAGCTCCGGTGGACCCCTGATAGCTCCGTCGATCCTGGCCGCCGATTTCGCCCGGCTTGCCGACGAGGCGGCGGCGGTGCCGGGCGCCGACTGGCTCCACGTCGACGTGATGGACGGTCACTTCGTGCCCAACCTGACGATCGGTCTCCCGGTGGTGGAGAGCCTGCTGGCCGCCACGCGCATTCCGATGGATTGCCATTTGATGATCGACAATCCGGACCGGTGGGCGCCGCCGTATGCCGAGGCGGGCGCCTACAACGTCACCTTTCACGCCGAGGCCACCGAGAACCCGATCGGGGTGGCCCGCGACATCCGGGCCGCGGGCGCCAAGGCCGGGATCAGCGTCAAGCCGGGCACCCCGCTGGAGCCGTATCTGGAGATCCTGCCGCAGTTCGACACCCTGCTGATCATGTCGGTCGAGCCCGGTTTCGGCGGTCAGAGCTTCATCCCCGAGGTGCTGAGCAAGGTCCGCATCGTGCGCAAGATGGTCGACGCGGGGGAGTTGACGATCCTGGTCGAGATCGACGGCGGCATCAACGAGGACACCATCGAGGAGGCCGCCGAGGCCGGGGTCGACTGCTTCGTTGCCGGTTCCGCGGTCTACGGCGCGCAGGACCCCGAGGCCGCGGTCGAGGCGCTGCGACGCCAGGCCGGCGCCGTGTCGCCGCATCTACGGCTGTGA
- a CDS encoding RsmB/NOP family class I SAM-dependent RNA methyltransferase: MTPAPKQRRPAPPKRRKPLDPARAATLAVLRAVSERDAYANLALPALLRDRGITGRDAAFATELTYGTCRTRGLLDAVIGAAAQRPPDAINPVLLDLLRMGTYQLLRTRVDAHAAVSTTVEQAGIEFDSARAGFVNGVLRTIAGRDEKSWVDELAPDPVRDPIGHAAFVHAHPRWIAQAFADALGSDAGELDAVLASDDERPQVHLAARPGVLSAGELAEAVGGTVGRYSPYAVYLPGGDPGALAPVRDARALVQDEGSQLVARALTLASVPGDTGRWLDLCAGPGGKTALLAALAVERGARVTAVEPSSGRADLVVENTRGLDVDVLRVDGRETGLEPGFDRVLVDVPCTGLGALRRRPEARWRRQPSDVPALAKLQRELLGAAIALTRPGGVVLYSTCSPHLAETVGVVADALRRHPVRALDTRPLFEPVELGEGPQVQLWPHRHGTDAMFAAVLGRLA, encoded by the coding sequence ATGACCCCCGCCCCGAAACAACGCCGGCCCGCACCGCCCAAAAGGCGTAAGCCGCTGGATCCGGCCCGGGCCGCCACCCTTGCGGTGCTGCGCGCCGTCAGCGAGCGCGATGCGTACGCGAACCTGGCGCTGCCCGCGCTGTTGCGCGACCGGGGCATCACCGGACGCGACGCCGCGTTCGCCACCGAACTGACCTATGGCACCTGCCGCACCCGCGGCTTGCTCGACGCGGTCATCGGCGCTGCCGCGCAGCGCCCGCCGGATGCGATCAACCCGGTGCTGCTCGATCTGCTGCGGATGGGCACCTACCAACTGCTGCGCACCCGAGTCGACGCGCACGCCGCGGTGTCGACCACCGTCGAACAAGCTGGGATCGAATTCGATTCGGCGCGAGCCGGTTTCGTCAACGGCGTGCTGCGGACCATCGCGGGTCGCGACGAGAAGTCCTGGGTGGACGAACTGGCCCCCGACCCGGTGCGCGATCCGATCGGGCATGCCGCGTTCGTGCACGCCCACCCGCGCTGGATCGCGCAGGCCTTCGCCGACGCGCTGGGCTCCGACGCCGGCGAACTCGACGCGGTGCTGGCCAGCGACGACGAACGGCCGCAGGTGCACCTGGCCGCGCGCCCGGGCGTGCTGAGCGCGGGGGAGCTGGCCGAGGCGGTCGGTGGCACCGTCGGCCGCTACTCGCCGTACGCGGTGTACCTGCCGGGCGGTGATCCCGGAGCGCTGGCACCGGTGCGCGACGCCCGGGCCCTGGTCCAGGACGAGGGCAGCCAGCTGGTCGCGCGTGCGCTGACGCTGGCGTCGGTCCCCGGTGACACCGGACGTTGGCTCGACCTGTGTGCCGGCCCCGGCGGTAAGACCGCGCTGCTGGCCGCGCTGGCCGTGGAACGCGGAGCCCGGGTCACCGCGGTCGAGCCGTCGTCGGGTCGCGCGGACCTGGTCGTCGAGAACACCCGCGGGCTAGACGTCGACGTGCTGCGGGTCGACGGGCGCGAGACCGGCCTCGAGCCGGGTTTCGACCGGGTGCTCGTCGACGTGCCCTGCACCGGGCTGGGCGCCCTGCGCCGCCGGCCGGAGGCCCGGTGGCGCCGTCAGCCCTCCGACGTGCCGGCGCTGGCCAAGCTGCAGCGCGAGCTGCTGGGCGCCGCGATCGCGCTGACCCGCCCCGGCGGCGTGGTGCTCTACTCGACCTGCTCGCCGCATCTCGCCGAAACGGTCGGGGTGGTGGCCGACGCGCTGCGCCGTCATCCGGTGCGGGCCTTGGATACCCGGCCGCTGTTCGAGCCGGTGGAGCTCGGAGAGGGGCCACAGGTGCAGCTGTGGCCGCATCGGCACGGTACGGATGCGATGTTTGCCGCCGTGCTGGGTCGCCTGGCGTGA